One genomic window of Bacteroidota bacterium includes the following:
- a CDS encoding sigma-54-dependent Fis family transcriptional regulator: MAKILIVDDDIMICQVLDHFLKKKGHDACFFTTGKKAIDNLKTNMVDIVFCDYRLPDTDGKEMLQKIKEINSAIQVIIITAYSDIKTAVDIIKMGAFEYVTKPLLPEEIVLMMDRALALKKNINEQKIDVSEDGKHPKSDKLIQQSSGILVSANTKSYIVGRSKEAKKLEAQVELVAPTNYSVIIYGESGTGKESIAASIHNSSLRKDKPFVAVDCGALTKELAGSDLFGHEKGAFTGALQLKIGQFELANEGTIFLDEIANLSYEIQISLLRVIQERKIKRLGSSRETNVDVRIIAASNEKLNVATASGKFREDLYHRLNEFSIDLSPLRERNDDILIFADFFLKNVNIELGKNIEGFVPEVKKVLLEYNWPGNLRELNNVIKRAALLSNKSMITLEVLPPEIIFRTKFNPVAEEKKSDQQNTTPKKFPELKSAALNAEYEKILEVLRKVNYNRSKAALLLNIDRKTLYNKVKNFNLINSG; encoded by the coding sequence ATGGCTAAGATTCTTATTGTAGATGATGACATTATGATATGTCAGGTATTGGATCATTTTTTGAAAAAAAAAGGTCATGATGCCTGTTTTTTTACTACAGGTAAAAAAGCTATTGATAACTTAAAAACCAATATGGTTGATATTGTTTTCTGTGATTATCGTCTTCCGGATACAGATGGGAAAGAGATGCTGCAGAAAATAAAGGAAATTAATTCTGCTATCCAGGTAATTATTATCACAGCCTATTCCGATATAAAAACCGCTGTGGATATTATTAAAATGGGAGCCTTTGAGTATGTAACTAAGCCTCTTTTACCTGAAGAAATTGTGTTGATGATGGATAGGGCACTGGCTCTGAAAAAAAATATTAATGAGCAAAAAATAGATGTTTCAGAAGATGGTAAACATCCGAAATCCGACAAGCTTATACAGCAAAGCAGTGGAATCCTGGTTTCGGCCAATACCAAAAGTTATATTGTTGGAAGGAGTAAGGAAGCTAAAAAGCTGGAGGCCCAGGTTGAGTTAGTTGCTCCAACTAATTATTCCGTGATTATATACGGTGAAAGTGGTACAGGAAAAGAATCTATCGCGGCCAGTATACATAATTCAAGCTTACGTAAGGATAAACCTTTTGTCGCCGTTGATTGCGGTGCATTAACAAAAGAGCTTGCCGGAAGCGATCTGTTCGGGCATGAAAAGGGAGCTTTTACCGGAGCATTACAATTAAAAATAGGGCAATTTGAATTGGCAAATGAGGGCACTATTTTTTTAGATGAGATAGCAAATCTTTCATATGAAATACAAATTTCTTTATTGCGTGTCATCCAGGAACGAAAAATAAAAAGATTGGGTTCATCCCGGGAAACAAATGTAGATGTCAGAATTATTGCGGCTTCCAATGAGAAGCTGAATGTAGCAACAGCAAGCGGAAAGTTCAGGGAAGATCTATATCACAGGCTTAATGAATTTTCAATTGATCTTTCGCCCTTGCGTGAACGGAATGATGATATTTTAATTTTTGCCGATTTCTTTCTTAAAAATGTAAATATTGAACTCGGAAAAAACATTGAAGGCTTTGTCCCTGAAGTTAAAAAAGTTCTGCTAGAATATAATTGGCCCGGTAATTTGCGGGAGTTGAATAATGTTATAAAAAGAGCTGCCTTACTAAGCAATAAGAGCATGATCACTCTTGAAGTGCTTCCACCGGAAATTATATTTCGTACAAAATTTAACCCGGTAGCCGAGGAGAAGAAAAGCGATCAGCAAAATACCACACCAAAAAAATTTCCCGAATTGAAGTCGGCTGCATTAAATGCGGAGTATGAAAAAATACTGGAAGTTTTGCGTAAAGTAAATTACAACAGATCCAAAGCGGCTCTGCTGTTAAATATTGACAGGAAAACCTTATACAACAAGGTCAAAAATTTTAATTTAATAAATAGCGGCTAA
- a CDS encoding HAMP domain-containing protein: MKKSISIKLAFVIGILLILTLVVGLMAFFQTRYVNDKIKQIADIDHNTSVTAYQMEINIVGTSFAVLRYLHEHDTTLLVTIEKEEKDFNIFQNNYREILQTPKIKKLGQEVEKSHSEFIHLSKVLISMENQQSEKIEMLQGNLAELNRFLEEKIQDSIKKLDLNKYRKLKAALKMQVNANHINRNLENYLRTHQERFKDGIIQNQKDFRTNFGSYMRYTHSDRKQQLLATARNKFNETVELSKAIMNVELIKEESLLQFELTQKQLVVLLERQILILAQRNLIKAKEDALDASRNSMSVITIILIAGLLFGSIMSVIFARHISRPLKQLVQITNLVAKGDFSQKVRVASEDELGILGRSFNLMIDELDRIKQQQAKLLLKLEKSNNELNDFAYVVSHDLKAPLRAISTISDWVVTDYIDKLDQNGIDQLHLLKDRVKRMQDLIDGILKYSRIGRQEEEKEIIDIRQLLIDTLQLINKPDNIEINILDGFPTLSCQRVRIQQVFLNLIENAVKYMDKPKGIINVKCKEERDQYVFSVSDNGPGIEEKYFEKIFQMFQTLRPIDEKESTGIGLTIVKKIIENAGGKIWVESEIGKGSTFYFTIVK; the protein is encoded by the coding sequence ATGAAAAAAAGTATCAGTATTAAATTGGCATTTGTAATTGGAATTTTGCTGATACTCACGCTCGTAGTGGGATTAATGGCTTTTTTTCAAACCAGGTATGTAAATGATAAAATAAAACAGATTGCTGATATAGATCATAATACAAGTGTTACGGCATACCAAATGGAGATAAATATAGTTGGGACCAGTTTTGCAGTACTCAGGTATTTGCATGAGCACGACACAACACTTTTAGTAACTATAGAAAAAGAAGAAAAGGATTTTAATATTTTTCAAAATAATTACCGGGAAATATTGCAAACTCCCAAGATCAAAAAACTGGGTCAGGAAGTAGAAAAGTCGCATTCGGAATTTATCCATCTTTCGAAAGTGCTTATAAGTATGGAAAATCAGCAAAGCGAAAAAATAGAAATGCTCCAGGGAAATCTCGCGGAATTAAACAGATTCCTGGAAGAAAAAATACAGGATTCTATAAAAAAACTGGATCTTAATAAATACAGGAAGCTGAAAGCTGCCCTTAAAATGCAGGTAAATGCTAATCATATAAACCGGAACCTTGAAAACTATTTAAGGACTCACCAGGAGAGATTCAAAGATGGAATTATTCAAAATCAGAAGGATTTCAGAACTAATTTTGGTTCATACATGCGTTATACTCATTCGGACAGAAAGCAGCAATTGCTTGCCACTGCCCGAAATAAATTTAATGAAACCGTTGAGTTATCAAAGGCAATAATGAATGTTGAATTGATTAAAGAAGAAAGTCTTTTACAGTTTGAGTTGACTCAAAAACAACTGGTGGTATTATTAGAAAGACAAATTCTAATTCTTGCTCAAAGAAACCTTATAAAGGCGAAGGAAGATGCATTAGATGCTTCGCGTAATTCCATGAGCGTTATAACAATAATACTTATTGCAGGACTTCTGTTTGGAAGTATTATGTCGGTCATTTTTGCCCGCCATATCAGCAGGCCTTTAAAACAACTTGTACAGATTACTAACCTGGTTGCCAAGGGAGATTTTTCACAAAAAGTACGTGTTGCATCTGAAGATGAATTGGGGATTCTTGGCCGCTCATTTAATCTGATGATCGATGAACTGGATCGTATTAAACAACAACAGGCAAAGCTGCTTCTGAAACTTGAGAAGTCTAATAATGAATTAAATGATTTCGCATATGTCGTTTCCCATGATCTCAAGGCCCCGCTCAGGGCCATCAGCACTATTTCTGATTGGGTGGTAACTGATTATATAGACAAGCTGGATCAAAACGGAATTGACCAGCTGCATCTTTTAAAGGACCGGGTAAAACGCATGCAGGATTTGATCGATGGGATTCTTAAATATTCCCGGATTGGAAGACAAGAGGAGGAAAAGGAGATAATTGACATCCGGCAGCTTTTAATTGATACACTGCAATTGATAAACAAGCCGGATAATATTGAAATAAATATACTTGACGGGTTCCCGACACTTTCCTGCCAGAGAGTTCGCATTCAGCAGGTATTTCTGAACCTGATAGAAAATGCTGTAAAGTATATGGACAAGCCTAAAGGAATCATTAATGTTAAATGCAAAGAAGAAAGGGATCAGTATGTTTTCAGTGTGTCTGATAACGGGCCTGGAATAGAAGAAAAATATTTTGAGAAAATATTTCAGATGTTTCAAACATTGAGACCAATTGATGAAAAAGAAAGTACGGGTATTGGGTTGACAATTGTAAAAAAGATTATTGAAAATGCCGGCGGGAAAATATGGGTGGAATCGGAAATAGGCAAGGGTAGCACTTTCTATTTTACAATTGTCAAATAA
- a CDS encoding lmo0937 family membrane protein encodes MNSLLYSVAIIAIIAWAIGFFAYGAGGLINFLLVIALIAILLRIIKGRDPV; translated from the coding sequence ATGAATAGCTTACTTTATTCAGTTGCAATAATAGCAATCATTGCGTGGGCAATTGGTTTTTTTGCTTATGGCGCAGGTGGATTAATAAATTTCCTGTTAGTAATTGCCCTAATTGCGATACTATTAAGGATAATAAAGGGAAGAGATCCGGTTTAA
- a CDS encoding response regulator has translation MRPGKTILLIEDDQVDAMTVERAFSEIKVENSIKKVTEGEEALEYLQLNKSQRPGIIFLDLNMPRMNGIEFLNVLKKDKDLKTIPVVIFTTSNEEKDKLECFRLGVAGYMVKPLNYKDFLKIIAAIDTYWTFSEMLN, from the coding sequence ATGAGACCCGGTAAAACAATTCTTCTGATAGAAGATGATCAAGTGGATGCCATGACTGTCGAAAGGGCATTTAGTGAGATAAAAGTTGAAAATTCTATTAAAAAAGTAACTGAGGGAGAGGAGGCGCTTGAATACCTGCAATTAAATAAATCTCAGAGACCAGGAATTATTTTCTTAGATCTGAATATGCCAAGAATGAATGGGATTGAGTTTCTGAATGTTTTAAAAAAAGATAAAGACTTAAAAACTATTCCTGTGGTAATATTTACCACCTCGAATGAAGAAAAGGACAAGCTCGAATGTTTTAGATTGGGAGTAGCCGGATATATGGTAAAACCACTTAATTACAAGGATTTTTTGAAAATAATAGCAGCTATTGATACCTATTGGACGTTTAGCGAAATGTTAAATTAA
- a CDS encoding gliding motility-associated C-terminal domain-containing protein encodes MLIKINFKNFFQIKRAIALFNILLILNIVSAQPDVGITGSTSPISGCMLTASETVSVKICNYGDSLKVPFNVSYMINNGSPVTENVPANTIMPGDTLTYSFSTKANLSSPGSFSIKAYTSLTADVNSLNDTLTIIVISYAASIGGSVWVDSTVCSPSNKGMLTLKGHNGNVIRWESSTDGGTSWTGIANTDSTQNYNNLTVKTQYRAVVQNGICPIAFSSDATIKIDVPPVGGSIGGSTVVCSSANNGTLTLSGFTGTVSMWSFSSDGGITWSTIANTGTTQTYSNLTQTRRYKAIIQNGVCPPKSSSIAVINVDSATVGGTVSGSTMVCSGINGGTLELTGHVGAILSWEFSTDGGSTWMSVSNTTVTQNYSNLTNTTSYRALVQSGICPSAYSSIATVTVNPSPSSVGGNISGSTTVCSNSNNGTLLLNGYTGNIVKWQSAADTGASWTDIIYTNPTLSYTNIPATRYYRVIVKSGTCFSDTSDIAILTVDSVKAGVVSSNQVVCSGSNGGTLTLSGYLGSISGWQFSTDSGKTWSNLGNTSAAYQYANLITTTQYRALVKNGVCPVVSSSAAVIAVDPATVKGTISGAATFCGTPNNGVLQLNGHVGNVLKWQYSSNSGSTWIDTNKANTSCMYNNLLKTSWYRVIVQSGVCKSDTTAVAIISIDSVTVAGTVSKSDSVCASLSSDSLRLSGYTGNILNWEYSIDGGGSWVAIPNTTPVQKYNNLTVTTMYRAIVKSGMCSVKTSNGVTIKVLPATVGGIVENNTIVCSGSNSGTLRLSSFVGKILKWESSTNGGATWETIANTSDTLHYSNLVNTTWYRAVVKNGICSEENSAEARIGVDASPYSVGGTASSDTTVCSNSNSGLIKLSGQTGSVIRWEYSIDGGGSWVRLSNTTGTQSYFNLSATTLFHAVVQSGVCNAVNSSDVVITVNPKSTAGNIINSASVCSDINNGMLQVVNYTGMLDWQSSSDGGASWNAISNSGPNQNYSNLTATTFYRVIAKSGICPADTSSNAVIVVDPRPTASFNASVTCLGQNTLFTNTSNANGSVVQSYQWDFGDNTTSIVANPTHEYINGGIYKVILTINSDKGCRDTSAVNVKVNTPPAANIGTSGPKQFCSGGQVILSAPSGLTYSWNTGSSNQTISAVSSGTYAVKVTQPLTGCSNSDSVSINVFPLPAIDAGKNMTISLGSTINLNGTGGLYYSWSPPEGIDDHTVANPSVLPLSTTTYSLTAIDNNGCANTDSVTIYVVADYKIIASNMVTPNGDGKNDTWYIENIENYTNNEVTIFNRYGQQVYHSFNYINNWDGRYNGSYLPDGAYYYVLNFVGHDQLFKGTITILKEQ; translated from the coding sequence ATGCTCATAAAAATAAATTTTAAGAATTTCTTCCAAATTAAAAGGGCAATTGCACTTTTTAATATTTTACTGATTCTCAATATTGTTTCTGCACAACCGGATGTGGGAATTACCGGGAGTACGTCTCCTATTTCAGGGTGTATGTTGACAGCAAGTGAAACTGTTTCTGTTAAAATATGTAATTATGGTGATTCACTTAAAGTACCCTTTAATGTATCATATATGATCAATAACGGTTCCCCGGTTACAGAAAATGTACCTGCGAACACTATAATGCCCGGCGACACGCTTACCTATTCTTTTTCTACAAAAGCAAATCTTTCATCACCGGGGTCATTTAGCATAAAGGCATATACATCGCTCACCGCTGATGTAAATTCTCTAAATGATACACTTACAATTATCGTCATTTCATATGCTGCTTCCATCGGGGGGAGTGTTTGGGTGGATTCAACGGTTTGCAGTCCTTCTAACAAAGGAATGCTAACATTAAAAGGACATAATGGCAATGTGATACGATGGGAGTCTTCAACAGACGGAGGAACGTCATGGACCGGTATTGCTAATACAGATAGTACTCAGAATTATAACAACCTTACTGTTAAAACCCAGTACCGGGCCGTAGTACAAAATGGTATCTGCCCTATCGCCTTTTCGTCTGATGCCACGATCAAAATTGATGTACCTCCCGTTGGTGGAAGTATAGGCGGAAGTACAGTTGTTTGCAGTTCTGCTAATAATGGAACACTAACCTTGTCTGGTTTTACGGGAACTGTATCCATGTGGAGTTTTTCTTCCGATGGAGGTATAACCTGGAGTACGATTGCTAACACCGGAACTACTCAAACATATTCCAACCTGACCCAAACCCGGCGATATAAGGCTATTATACAAAATGGAGTATGCCCTCCAAAAAGCTCAAGTATTGCCGTTATAAACGTTGATTCGGCAACTGTGGGAGGAACTGTTTCCGGGAGTACCATGGTTTGCAGTGGCATTAATGGTGGAACACTGGAGCTCACTGGTCATGTTGGAGCTATTTTAAGTTGGGAATTTTCAACTGATGGAGGATCAACATGGATGTCTGTTTCTAACACTACGGTTACCCAGAATTATTCTAATCTTACAAATACAACCAGTTACAGAGCTCTTGTTCAAAGTGGAATCTGCCCTTCAGCCTATTCCTCTATTGCCACAGTTACCGTGAATCCATCTCCTTCCTCGGTAGGAGGAAATATATCAGGAAGCACGACCGTATGCAGTAATTCCAACAATGGCACTCTTTTATTAAACGGTTACACCGGAAATATCGTAAAATGGCAATCTGCAGCTGACACAGGGGCCAGCTGGACAGATATTATATATACAAATCCAACGCTGAGTTATACGAATATACCTGCAACAAGATACTACAGGGTTATTGTAAAAAGTGGCACCTGTTTTTCCGACACATCGGATATTGCAATTCTGACCGTTGATTCTGTAAAAGCGGGCGTTGTCAGCTCAAACCAGGTTGTTTGTTCGGGTTCCAATGGTGGAACACTTACTCTTAGTGGATACTTAGGCAGTATTTCCGGATGGCAATTTTCGACTGATTCCGGAAAAACATGGAGTAATTTAGGGAATACTTCCGCTGCTTACCAATATGCAAACCTAATCACTACTACGCAATATCGTGCTCTGGTTAAAAATGGGGTGTGTCCTGTGGTAAGCTCTTCCGCCGCTGTAATTGCAGTTGATCCAGCTACTGTTAAAGGAACGATTTCGGGAGCTGCGACTTTTTGTGGTACCCCGAATAATGGAGTCCTTCAATTAAACGGGCATGTTGGTAATGTATTAAAGTGGCAATATTCATCCAATTCGGGTTCAACATGGATTGATACGAATAAAGCCAATACATCCTGCATGTATAATAATTTGCTCAAAACTTCATGGTACAGGGTAATTGTTCAAAGCGGAGTTTGCAAATCGGATACAACAGCGGTGGCAATTATTTCAATTGATTCCGTGACAGTAGCGGGAACAGTTTCGAAAAGTGATTCGGTTTGTGCTTCATTAAGTAGCGATAGTTTGAGATTAAGCGGTTATACAGGAAACATTTTGAATTGGGAGTATTCCATTGATGGCGGGGGAAGCTGGGTGGCAATACCCAATACTACTCCGGTACAAAAATATAATAATCTTACTGTCACAACAATGTACAGAGCTATTGTCAAAAGCGGGATGTGCAGTGTTAAAACTTCAAATGGAGTTACAATTAAAGTACTTCCCGCTACTGTTGGTGGTATTGTTGAAAATAATACAATTGTTTGCAGCGGTTCCAATTCTGGCACATTGAGGCTATCCAGTTTTGTCGGTAAAATATTAAAATGGGAGTCGTCAACTAATGGCGGAGCAACATGGGAAACTATCGCTAACACTTCCGACACGCTGCATTATTCTAATCTTGTAAATACCACCTGGTACCGGGCGGTTGTTAAAAATGGAATTTGCTCTGAGGAAAATTCGGCGGAAGCCCGTATCGGCGTTGATGCCAGTCCTTATTCTGTAGGAGGAACAGCCTCATCGGACACCACTGTTTGCAGTAATTCAAACAGTGGGCTGATAAAATTAAGCGGGCAAACCGGAAGTGTAATCCGCTGGGAATATTCAATTGATGGCGGAGGCAGTTGGGTCAGACTCTCTAATACAACCGGTACGCAAAGTTATTTTAACCTCAGCGCTACCACTTTGTTTCATGCTGTTGTACAGAGTGGTGTATGCAACGCGGTCAACTCATCGGATGTGGTAATCACTGTTAATCCTAAATCGACTGCCGGAAATATTATTAACAGCGCGTCTGTCTGTAGCGATATAAACAATGGTATGCTCCAGGTTGTAAATTATACAGGGATGCTTGATTGGCAGTCTTCGTCTGATGGAGGGGCCAGCTGGAATGCTATAAGCAATTCCGGCCCCAATCAAAACTATAGCAATTTGACTGCAACTACTTTTTATCGTGTGATCGCGAAGAGCGGTATTTGTCCGGCAGATACTTCCTCGAACGCGGTAATAGTTGTGGACCCACGGCCGACAGCAAGCTTTAATGCATCTGTCACATGCCTGGGCCAGAATACTTTATTTACAAATACTTCAAATGCCAATGGAAGTGTTGTTCAAAGTTACCAATGGGATTTTGGAGATAATACGACTTCCATCGTGGCAAATCCAACACATGAGTATATTAATGGAGGGATTTATAAAGTAATATTAACTATCAACAGTGATAAAGGATGCAGAGATACCTCCGCTGTAAATGTTAAAGTTAATACACCTCCTGCTGCTAACATAGGCACTTCGGGACCTAAACAATTTTGTTCCGGCGGCCAGGTTATTTTATCGGCCCCTTCCGGTTTGACTTACAGTTGGAATACAGGATCTTCTAATCAAACGATAAGTGCTGTTTCTTCAGGCACCTATGCGGTAAAAGTTACGCAGCCTTTAACAGGTTGTTCAAATTCTGATTCTGTAAGTATTAATGTATTTCCGCTGCCTGCAATAGATGCCGGAAAAAATATGACCATAAGTTTAGGAAGCACTATTAATTTGAATGGTACAGGCGGACTATACTATTCATGGAGCCCGCCTGAAGGGATTGACGACCATACGGTTGCCAATCCATCTGTTTTGCCTCTTTCAACAACAACATACTCACTCACGGCTATTGATAATAATGGCTGCGCAAATACAGATTCAGTTACTATATATGTAGTTGCGGATTACAAAATAATTGCGTCAAACATGGTAACGCCAAATGGAGATGGTAAAAATGATACATGGTATATTGAAAACATTGAAAATTATACAAACAATGAGGTGACTATATTTAACAGGTATGGTCAGCAGGTATACCATTCATTTAACTATATAAATAATTGGGATGGCAGATATAACGGGAGTTATCTTCCTGACGGGGCCTATTATTATGTTTTGAATTTTGTTGGTCACGACCAGCTTTTTAAAGGAACAATTACAATTTTAAAAGAACAATAA
- a CDS encoding universal stress protein, which yields MNSTIKKILVPVDFTETSDIASSKAIEIAKHIKADIFLLHVVEFNGYYFSVVPEMKTIVPPIKTIEVEVKKKMDGIRYNIEKKSGVICKVFVSTGNICDEIIDFSKKKGIDLIVMGTHGASGYKELFIGSNAQRVVTLSNIPVLTMQKNGKTSDFKNILIPIDDSLHSREKINMAMVIAHIFNAKIHLLGLPNSKETKALDRFNVKIESVKKIINSEKLSSKITITHGDNIAKAALSYSKRNKCDLIVINTGHESKISGIFLNGFAQQIVNHAKPPVLSIKHTEGHFAITTPGYGID from the coding sequence ATGAACTCAACTATCAAAAAAATTCTTGTTCCGGTTGATTTTACGGAAACATCTGATATCGCTTCTTCAAAAGCAATAGAAATAGCAAAACATATAAAAGCAGATATTTTTCTGCTGCATGTAGTAGAATTTAACGGATATTATTTTTCCGTGGTCCCGGAAATGAAAACTATCGTCCCACCCATTAAAACTATTGAAGTAGAAGTAAAGAAAAAAATGGACGGGATAAGATATAATATCGAAAAGAAATCCGGTGTAATATGTAAAGTATTTGTCAGTACCGGCAATATCTGTGATGAAATAATTGATTTTTCAAAAAAAAAGGGTATTGATCTTATTGTAATGGGAACACATGGTGCGTCAGGTTATAAAGAACTGTTCATTGGAAGTAATGCACAACGCGTGGTTACGCTTTCCAATATTCCTGTACTCACAATGCAAAAGAATGGGAAAACATCAGATTTCAAAAATATCCTTATACCAATTGACGATTCATTACATAGCAGGGAAAAAATAAATATGGCTATGGTTATCGCACATATATTTAATGCTAAAATTCATCTTCTCGGACTTCCTAACTCAAAAGAAACCAAAGCGCTTGATAGGTTTAATGTTAAAATAGAATCTGTAAAAAAAATTATTAATTCTGAAAAGTTATCATCAAAAATTACAATTACCCATGGAGATAATATTGCCAAAGCAGCATTAAGCTATTCCAAAAGAAATAAATGTGACCTTATCGTGATAAATACCGGTCATGAATCAAAAATATCAGGCATTTTTCTCAATGGATTTGCGCAACAGATCGTAAATCATGCGAAGCCGCCGGTATTAAGTATTAAGCATACGGAAGGTCATTTTGCAATCACAACACCGGGGTATGGAATTGATTGA
- a CDS encoding PorP/SprF family type IX secretion system membrane protein — protein MKKTLFVLFFVLINKLYGQQVPLYNFYYLNPYLYNPSMAGSDNHVNAFLSHCIQWNDIQGAPVTSILTIEGPVKHKNAGLGLNLFSDVTDISNKIGAYISYSYKLNINENNKLLMGISLGVLNSRIDFSKVIVKDYTDPYLLNQNQQKYAADGNIGFTYLLKKLQVGLTIPQLMGNSIEYSDNNARSYYNLSRHFLTSVKYVFNIGDDKSVRFAPLIMVRATPGAPVQYDINAGISWKEMLWFNLNYKSSYAIGVSAAIRIHNNFRFGYAYDIITNPLSSCAGISNQVMLSYIIGGVEKDSADAKIKKQEAAISAFEIKLKQSEEENKQLKMQIDNLKSDIEKTTQEIEMMQLGSDKLKTDTNDTITALKVRLQLLEDKLKLIISMMGE, from the coding sequence ATGAAAAAAACATTATTTGTATTGTTTTTTGTTTTGATTAACAAACTATATGGTCAGCAGGTTCCATTGTATAACTTTTATTATCTTAATCCCTATTTGTATAATCCTTCCATGGCCGGGTCGGATAATCATGTAAATGCCTTCCTCTCGCATTGTATCCAATGGAACGACATACAGGGCGCACCTGTTACAAGTATTTTGACAATTGAAGGCCCGGTAAAACACAAAAATGCGGGGCTGGGGCTTAATTTATTCAGCGATGTTACAGATATTTCAAATAAAATTGGCGCATACATTTCATATTCTTATAAATTAAATATTAATGAAAATAATAAGCTGTTAATGGGAATATCATTGGGTGTTCTCAACAGCCGGATTGATTTTTCGAAAGTGATCGTGAAAGATTATACAGATCCTTATCTGCTGAATCAAAATCAGCAAAAATATGCGGCGGATGGCAATATCGGATTTACTTATTTATTGAAAAAACTTCAGGTGGGATTAACAATTCCTCAACTGATGGGAAATTCAATAGAATACTCCGACAATAACGCACGCAGCTATTACAATCTTTCGCGGCATTTTTTAACAAGTGTAAAATATGTTTTTAACATAGGTGACGATAAAAGTGTTCGGTTTGCACCCCTGATAATGGTTCGCGCTACTCCTGGCGCGCCTGTTCAATATGATATAAATGCCGGTATAAGCTGGAAGGAAATGCTGTGGTTTAATTTAAATTACAAGAGTAGTTATGCAATTGGAGTAAGTGCCGCTATTCGAATTCACAATAATTTCAGGTTTGGGTATGCTTATGATATTATTACAAATCCATTGAGTTCATGTGCCGGGATATCTAATCAGGTTATGTTAAGTTATATTATTGGAGGCGTAGAAAAGGATTCAGCTGATGCAAAAATTAAAAAGCAGGAAGCAGCAATTTCAGCGTTTGAAATCAAGCTAAAACAGAGTGAAGAAGAAAACAAACAACTTAAAATGCAAATAGATAACTTAAAATCGGATATTGAAAAAACGACACAGGAAATTGAAATGATGCAATTGGGGTCAGATAAACTGAAAACAGATACGAATGATACTATTACTGCACTTAAGGTACGCCTCCAGTTACTTGAAGATAAATTAAAGCTTATTATATCAATGATGGGAGAATAA